The nucleotide window CACGCGCCACCCAGGCACCGAGCGCACGGCAGCCTTCGTTGTAGGCACGCATGGTGAGCAGCATGCGGCGCACGTCGGGGTGGACGATGATCGGATCGGCGGGGCCGTCCGGGTTCTTGACGCCCGAGAGCGAGCGGCCCTGCAGGCGGTCCTTGGCGTACCACACCGCCGACTGGTAGGCGATTTCACCAACGCCAAGCCCCTGAATGCCGACCGAGACGCGCTCGGTGTTCATCATCGTGAACATGGCTTCCATGCCCTTGTGCGGCTTGCCGACCAGCCAGCCGGTGCTCTCGTCGAAGTTGAGCTGGCAGGTGGCCGAGGCCTTGAGCCCCATCTTGTGCTCGATGGCAGCGACCGAGACGCCGTTCGAGGGTCCGGGAGTGCCATCGTCCTTGGGCAGGTACTTGGGCACCAGGAACAAGGAGATACCCTTAACCCCCGGAGGCGCGTCGGGCATGCGCGCGAGGACGAGGTGGACGATATTCTCGGTGAGATCGTGCTCGCCTGCCGAGATGAAGATCTTCGCGCCGGTCAGCTTGTACGAGCCGTCATCCTGCGGCACGGCCTTGGTGCGCAACATCCCAAGGTCCGTGCCGCAGTGGGGCTCGGTCAGGCACATGGTGCCCGACCATTCCCCGGAAACCATCTTCGGCAGGTAGAACTGCTTCAGTTCGTCCGACGCATAGCCCTCGATCGCGGTGGTCGCGCCGTGGGTCAGGCCCGGGTAGAGGCTGAACGAGAGGTTGGCCGAGCAGATCATCTCCTCGGTCAGCTTGTTCACCGCCTCGGGCAGGCCCTGCCCGCCCCATTCGGGATCGGAGGCGAGCGCGCACCAGCCACCCTCGCGGAACATCTCGTAGGCCTGCTTGAAGCCCTCCGGGGTGCGCACCACCCCGTTCTCGAGCTTGCAGCCCTCGATGTCGCCGCTGCGGTTGAGCGGCAGGAGCACTTCCTGCGCGACCTTGGCCGCCTCTTCGAGCACTGCCTCGGTGAGGTCGGGCGTGAATTCGGCCATGGCTTCGAGATCGCCGAAACCGTCATCGGCATGAAGCTCGTTGAGCACGAACTTCATGTCGCGCAAGGGGGCTTCGTAAACCTGCATTGTCACTCTCCTCGCGGGAGCGCCGCAGCGACGCTCCCGTATTATTCTTGTCAGTTCCTGAGCGGCTTGCCGGTCTCGAGCATGTGCTCGACCCGCGCGATCGAACGCGGCGAGCGAACCAGCTTCATGAAGGCATCGCGCTCCAGCTTGAGCAGCTCCTGCTCGCTCACGG belongs to Novosphingobium aureum and includes:
- a CDS encoding acyl-CoA dehydrogenase C-terminal domain-containing protein, with translation MQVYEAPLRDMKFVLNELHADDGFGDLEAMAEFTPDLTEAVLEEAAKVAQEVLLPLNRSGDIEGCKLENGVVRTPEGFKQAYEMFREGGWCALASDPEWGGQGLPEAVNKLTEEMICSANLSFSLYPGLTHGATTAIEGYASDELKQFYLPKMVSGEWSGTMCLTEPHCGTDLGMLRTKAVPQDDGSYKLTGAKIFISAGEHDLTENIVHLVLARMPDAPPGVKGISLFLVPKYLPKDDGTPGPSNGVSVAAIEHKMGLKASATCQLNFDESTGWLVGKPHKGMEAMFTMMNTERVSVGIQGLGVGEIAYQSAVWYAKDRLQGRSLSGVKNPDGPADPIIVHPDVRRMLLTMRAYNEGCRALGAWVARALDAEKHSTDPEVKQRAEDFTALMTPVVKALFTDLGHESAQIAVQVYGGHGYIAESGVEQLARDARIAMIYEGTNGIQALDLVGRKMPAHMGRYLRSFFHPVAQFIEANKEDEEFGKMFEALEKAFGALQLSTGTIAQKGMADPEEAAAAATDYLRLIGLVAMAYTFAKASLIARARISEGVEDADFYKAKLATAQFFFDRVLPGATAAFLAIKSGKKSLMAMDAEAF